In one Phyllostomus discolor isolate MPI-MPIP mPhyDis1 chromosome 8, mPhyDis1.pri.v3, whole genome shotgun sequence genomic region, the following are encoded:
- the INPP5K gene encoding inositol polyphosphate 5-phosphatase K isoform X2 translates to MDCGIMSLLADTAFEDPWSSFFMDVLSPLNFVKVSSVRMQGLLLLVFAKCQHLPFIQILSTKSTPTGLFGFWGNKGGVNICLKLYGYYVSIVNCHLPPHMANNDQRLEHFDRILEMQNFEGLDIPNILDHDLIVWFGDMNFRIEDFGLHFVRESIKSQCYSDLWEKDQLSIAKRCDPLLREFQEGPLLFPPTYKFDKNSNNYDSSEKKRKPAWTDRILWRLKRQPRSGSCTPSLPAPHFSLCLRSYISHMMYTISDHKPVTGTFDLELKPLVSVPLITLMPEGLWTMENDMLISYTLTPDFPSSPWDWIGLYKVGLRHINDYVSYVWVGDNQVSFSNGLNQVYINVSDIPETEGQFLLCYYSNSLRSVVGMSSPFKIQPCAFLEEDLLGESQL, encoded by the exons ATGGACTGTGGGATCATGAGCCTCCTTGCTGACACTGCCTTTGAAGACCCATGGAGCAGTTTCTTCATGGATGTGCTTTCCCCTCTCAACTTCGTCAAG GTCTCCTCTGTCCGCATGCAGGGGCTCCTCTTACTGGTCTTTGCCAAGTGTCAGCATTTGCCCTTTATCCAGATCCTCTCTACTAAGTCCACCCCCACCGGCCTCTTCGGGTTCTGG GGGAACAAAGGGGGCGTCAACATCTGCCTGAAGCTTTATGGCTATTATGTCAGCATCGTCAACTGCCACCTGCCCCCGCACATGGCCAACAATGACCAGCGGCTGGAGCACTTTGACCGAATCCTGGAGATGCAGAATTTTGAAGGACTTGATATCCCCAACATCCTGGACCATGA ccTCATTGTCTGGTTTGGAGACATGAACTTTCGGATCGAGGACTTTGGGTTGCACTTTGTTCGGGAATCCATAAAAAGTCAGTGCTACAGTGACCTGTGGGAGAAGGATCAG ctcagcattgCCAAGAGGTGTGACCCGTTGCTCCGGGAGTTCCAGGAGGGTCCTCTGCTCTTCCCGCCCACCTACAAGTTTGATAAGAACTCCAACAACTATGACAGCAG tgagaAAAAACGCAAGCCTGCATGGACTGACCGTATCCTGTGGAGGTTGAAGCGCCAGCCCCGCTCTGGCTCCTGCAcccccagcctgccagccccCCACTTCTCACTGTGTCTGAGGAGCTACATCAGCCACATGATGTATACCATCAGTGACCATAAGCCTGTCACCGGCACCTTTGACTTGGAG TTGAAGCCGTTGGTATCTGTCCCACTGATCACCCTAATGCCAGAGGGACTGTGGACCATGGAGAACGACATGCTGATCAGCTATACCTTGACCCCAGActtccccagcagcccctgggactGGATTGGACTGTACAAG GTCGGGCTTCGCCACATTAATGACTACGTGTCCTATGTCTGGGTTGGGGACAACCAGGTCTCCTTCAGCAATGGGCTGAACCAG GTTTATATCAACGTCAGCGATATCCCTGAGACTGAGGGTCAGTTTCTCCTCTGTTATTACAGCAACAGTCTACGTTCCGTGGTGGGGATGAGCAGTCCCTTTAAG ATCCAGCCTTgtgccttcctggaggaggaccTACTGGGTGAATCCCAACTATAG
- the INPP5K gene encoding inositol polyphosphate 5-phosphatase K isoform X1, with protein sequence MATVNPLKPTEPRARKLSIHVVTWNVASAAPPLDPDDLLQLNNQNLNLDMYVIGLQEMDCGIMSLLADTAFEDPWSSFFMDVLSPLNFVKVSSVRMQGLLLLVFAKCQHLPFIQILSTKSTPTGLFGFWGNKGGVNICLKLYGYYVSIVNCHLPPHMANNDQRLEHFDRILEMQNFEGLDIPNILDHDLIVWFGDMNFRIEDFGLHFVRESIKSQCYSDLWEKDQLSIAKRCDPLLREFQEGPLLFPPTYKFDKNSNNYDSSEKKRKPAWTDRILWRLKRQPRSGSCTPSLPAPHFSLCLRSYISHMMYTISDHKPVTGTFDLELKPLVSVPLITLMPEGLWTMENDMLISYTLTPDFPSSPWDWIGLYKVGLRHINDYVSYVWVGDNQVSFSNGLNQVYINVSDIPETEGQFLLCYYSNSLRSVVGMSSPFKIQPCAFLEEDLLGESQL encoded by the exons ATGGCGACCGTGAACCCGTTAAAGCCAACCGAACCAAGAGCCAGGAAGCTCAG CATACACGTCGTGACATGGAATGTGGCCTCTGCAGCACCCCCTCTAGACCCCGATGATCTCCTTCAGCTGAACAACCAGAACCTGAATCTGGACATGTATGTCATTGG TTTGCAGGAAATGGACTGTGGGATCATGAGCCTCCTTGCTGACACTGCCTTTGAAGACCCATGGAGCAGTTTCTTCATGGATGTGCTTTCCCCTCTCAACTTCGTCAAG GTCTCCTCTGTCCGCATGCAGGGGCTCCTCTTACTGGTCTTTGCCAAGTGTCAGCATTTGCCCTTTATCCAGATCCTCTCTACTAAGTCCACCCCCACCGGCCTCTTCGGGTTCTGG GGGAACAAAGGGGGCGTCAACATCTGCCTGAAGCTTTATGGCTATTATGTCAGCATCGTCAACTGCCACCTGCCCCCGCACATGGCCAACAATGACCAGCGGCTGGAGCACTTTGACCGAATCCTGGAGATGCAGAATTTTGAAGGACTTGATATCCCCAACATCCTGGACCATGA ccTCATTGTCTGGTTTGGAGACATGAACTTTCGGATCGAGGACTTTGGGTTGCACTTTGTTCGGGAATCCATAAAAAGTCAGTGCTACAGTGACCTGTGGGAGAAGGATCAG ctcagcattgCCAAGAGGTGTGACCCGTTGCTCCGGGAGTTCCAGGAGGGTCCTCTGCTCTTCCCGCCCACCTACAAGTTTGATAAGAACTCCAACAACTATGACAGCAG tgagaAAAAACGCAAGCCTGCATGGACTGACCGTATCCTGTGGAGGTTGAAGCGCCAGCCCCGCTCTGGCTCCTGCAcccccagcctgccagccccCCACTTCTCACTGTGTCTGAGGAGCTACATCAGCCACATGATGTATACCATCAGTGACCATAAGCCTGTCACCGGCACCTTTGACTTGGAG TTGAAGCCGTTGGTATCTGTCCCACTGATCACCCTAATGCCAGAGGGACTGTGGACCATGGAGAACGACATGCTGATCAGCTATACCTTGACCCCAGActtccccagcagcccctgggactGGATTGGACTGTACAAG GTCGGGCTTCGCCACATTAATGACTACGTGTCCTATGTCTGGGTTGGGGACAACCAGGTCTCCTTCAGCAATGGGCTGAACCAG GTTTATATCAACGTCAGCGATATCCCTGAGACTGAGGGTCAGTTTCTCCTCTGTTATTACAGCAACAGTCTACGTTCCGTGGTGGGGATGAGCAGTCCCTTTAAG ATCCAGCCTTgtgccttcctggaggaggaccTACTGGGTGAATCCCAACTATAG